One genomic segment of Capricornis sumatraensis isolate serow.1 chromosome X, serow.2, whole genome shotgun sequence includes these proteins:
- the BEX4 gene encoding protein BEX4 yields the protein MASKEERAIESFNMEDAQQENEGGDQAPLKTGDESRDLGGGKVQKSGGNIRLGWVRRLVPNFRWAIPNRRIDHNEVGNNVEKHIGQMVEIKRKTKKQQMRHHVPYQTPEPDNHYEFCLIP from the coding sequence ATGGCGTCCAAAGAGGAACGAGCAATAGAAAGTTTCAACATGGAAGATGCCCAACAGGAAAACGAAGGAGGGGACCAGGCCCCTTTGAAGACTGGAGACGAATCACGCGACTTGGGAGGGGGCAAAGTCCAGAAGTCTGGAGGAAATATCAGGCTGGGATGGGTTAGACGACTTGTCCCTAATTTTCGATGGGCTATACCCAACAGGCGTATTGATCACAATGAAGTGGGAAATAATGTAGAAAAGCATATTGGGCAGATGGTAGAAATCAAGAGAAAGACTAAGAAGCAGCAGATGAGACATCATGTGCCCTACCAAACTCCTGAACCTGACAATCATTATGAGTTTTGCCTTATACCTTGA